A genomic stretch from Megalobrama amblycephala isolate DHTTF-2021 linkage group LG22, ASM1881202v1, whole genome shotgun sequence includes:
- the nlrc3 gene encoding NLR family CARD domain-containing protein 3 isoform X1, translating into MARHDHIPWQEYCYLDLKSNAQKQETSKRMEDSGWLRRHQVLLQRFLSSSILVNVVHHMRKSDLLSAQEVGHIQEMGSLKDKVHVLVEFLSVTDPHGAALQAYLQSSHLTEYNLITVHDSVVRPHKDALLQRLKDDDNSFAQAGGNSHGSAFLLIESVSDLQQREHDLVQVSVNRGAGPLHGRALGLDKLIAPLTRVSTAPRVTLTVGVAGSGKSRMVHRFIRLWCSGQIYPELSLAIPIACWELSSFDRLSVERLLRLFVPYDNVDVIISNESCKVLLILDGLEEFRQSLDFSDAPPTSDPRREIPVSDLITNIVRGNLLPGATLWLLSRPGIGAKVPAGLVDRVTEAPPFSRTQIKDYINHCITNTLDEYSLSQESSSSQTYMPEDVSSQLWTYLNSQKPLLILSSVPAVCHIIITTISRLLKLESDSTPLPRTLTEVYAHYCWPHLSGSDPASGGIRKPLSTLGRLAFYSLLRRRHTFSEAELRTYGVDVPPQVGTLGHRILQRKQSWSSDSVVWQFTHTSVQEYLGALFYYVSSRRGMFDLFSESSVSWPRIGFHSHYRAALQKTNQSDAATQGNLDLFMRFLSGLLSPAVTALLGGPLGVSREEQVNHRTAATTLLQNTVTGTGGDAVSMRSVTMVTCLAELQQGEWLRSVEEDLMNCGLRGKLKGGVCSVLAYLLQVSDACTEETQLSNCLDSSSLKRLLPQLLYCSNLRMENNEFKEGAMELLGSLLSAKECHIQILSLADNLISSKGVKPLSRALLVNRTLTALDLRGNNIGAKGAKTLCEALKMNQVLVSVNLQSNHIEDEGARALAEVLQSNRKLTTLNLQKNGIGPEGVKKIADALTKNQTLQDLNVSSNHLGDLGTVALAQALMVNHVLHTLSLQSNSVSDRGIKALSHALQSNRGLSCLNLRENSIGVSGAKDIAKALKVNTCLKELDLTANLLHDEGVTAIAEAMRVNRAITSLHLQWNFMKAGAAKALAQSLMSNTCIQLLDLQENALGDNGVIALACALRSNSSLSVLYLQGVSAGKSGAVALANALVVNETLHTLDLRGNSIGMEGAKAFSSALKNNRSLRSLNLQENSLGMDGAIFIATALRGNHELTYIKSVCVSVCLGLCVNRRLCLRGSTTGCHDSMARVINILQCVRL; encoded by the exons ATGGCTAGACATGACCATATCCCATGGCAGGAGTACTGCTACCTGGATCTAAAGTCCAATGCTCAAAAACAAGAGACTAGCAAGAGGATGGAAG ATTCTGGGTGGTTACGCAGACACCAGGTGTTGTTGCAAAGGTTCTTATCCTCCTCCATCTTGGTAAATGTGGTCCATCACATGAGAAAATCAGACCTGCTCAGTGCACAGGAGGTGGGGCACATCCAGGAAATGGGGTCTTTGAAGGATAAAGTGCATGTATTGGTGGAGTTCCTGTCTGTCACTGATCCACATGGCGCCGCCCTTCAGGCTTATCTTCAAAGTTCACACCTGACTGAGTACAACCTTATAACCGTACATG ACTCTGTCGTTCGACCACATAAAGACGCTCTCCTTCAGCGACTCAAAGATGATGACAATTCGTTTGCGCAAGCCGGCGGTAACTCGCACGGTTCCGCTTTTCTCCTTATAGAGAGTGTATCTGACCTACAGCAGCGAGAACACGACCTCGTACAGGTGTCAGTCAACAGAGGGGCGGGGCCTCTTCACGGTCGAGCACTGGGATTGGACAAGCTTATTGCGCCGTTGACGAGGGTTAGCACCGCCCCACGTGTGACACTGACAGTGGGCGTGGCTGGCAGCGGGAAGAGCCGAATGGTCCACCGCTTCATCCGACTTTGGTGCAGCGGACAGATCTATCCAGAGCTGAGTCTTGCGATTCCCATTGCATGCTGGGAATTGAGCAGTTTCGATCGGTTATCGGTCGAGCGCTTGCTGCGGTTGTTCGTTCCGTATGATAACGTGGACGTAATTATCTCTAACGAGTCCTGCAAAGTATTGCTCATTTTGGATGGATTGGAAGAATTTCGGCAATCACTGGATTTCTCAGATGCCCCGCCCACTAGCGACCCTCGTCGCGAAATTCCAGTGTCGGACCTCATTACGAATATTGTACGAGGTAACCTTTTGCCAGGGGCAACGCTCTGGCTTTTGTCAAGGCCTGGCATTGGGGCGAAAGTTCCGGCGGGATTGGTCGATCGTGTGACCGAAGCCCCGCCTTTTTCGCGAACGCAAATAAAGGATTATATTAATCACTGTATTACGAACACGTTAGATGAGTACTCATTATCGCAAGAGAGCTCATCGTCTCAAACGTACATGCCTGAGGATGTCTCCTCCCAATTGTGGACTTATCTGAATTCTCAGAAACCATTGCTTATTTTGTCTTCCGTCCCCGCGGTTTGCCACATTATCATAACTACGATATCGCGCCTTTTAAAGCTGGAGTCGGATTCAACGCCCCTCCCACGGACTCTAACAGAAGTCTACGCCCACTACTGTTGGCCACACCTCTCTGGATCAGACCCAGCCAGTGGCGGCATCAGGAAGCCGCTGAGCACTCTGGGTCGTCTTGCGTTTTATAGCCTCTTACGGCGACGGCATACATTCAGCGAGGCCGAATTACGAACTTACGGTGTCGACGTACCACCTCAGGTCGGGACTCTCGGACACCGCATCCTCCAGCGCAAGCAAAGCTGGTCATCCGATAGCGTCGTGTGGCAGTTCACGCACACGTCTGTGCAGGAATACCTGGGAGCTCTTTTTTACTACGTTTCGTCAAGGCGTGGAATGTTCGATCTGTTCTCCGAAAGTAGTGTTTCGTGGCCCCGCATCGGCTTCCACAGCCACTACCGCGCTGCGCTGCAGAAAACCAACCAATCGGACGCCGCCACGCAAGGCAACCTCGACCTCTTCATGCGCTTCCTGTCAGGGCTGCTGTCTCCGGCGGTCACCGCTTTGCTAGGTGGTCCTCTGGGCGTTTCCCGTGAGGAGCAGGTGAACCACCGCACCGCCGCGACGACTTTGCTTCAGAATACGGTGACGGGGACAGGAGGCGACGCCGTAAGCATGCGCAGCGTCACAATGGTGACGTGTTTGGCGGAGCTGCAACAAGGGGAGTGGCTACGCTCAGTAGAGGAGGATCTCATGAACTGCGGCCTGCGGGGAAAGCTGAAGGGCGGAGTTTGTTCTGTGCTAGCTTACTTGTTGCAAGTATCAGATGCATGTACAGAAGAAACGCAACTGTCGAATTGTCTAGACTCCTCCTCCCTGAAGAGGCTCCTCCCACAGCTGCTGTACTGCAGTAATCTGAG AATGGAAAACAATGAATTTAAGGAAGGCGCCATGGAGCTGTTGGGAAGTCTGCTGAGTGCTAAAGAGTGCCATATTCAGATACTCAG TCTGGCTGACAACTTAATCAGCAGTAAAGGAGTTAAACCACTCAGTCGGGCTCTACTCGTCAACCGAACCCTCACAGCCCTGGA CCTCCGTGGCAACAACATCGGCGCCAAGGGAGCAAAGACGTTGTGTGAGGCACTAAAAATGAACCAGGTCCTCGTGTCAGTCAA TTTGCAGAGTAACCACATAGAGGATGAAGGTGCTCGTGCGCTGGCAGAGGTTCTTCAATCAAACCGAAAGCTCACCACATTGAA TCTTCAGAAGAACGGCATCGGACCAGAAGGTGTGAAAAAAATCGCAGACGCCCTCACAAAGAATCAAACTCTTCAGGATCTCAA TGTATCCAGCAATCATCTGGGTGATTTGGGAACCGTGGCTCTGGCTCAAGCGCTTATGGTCAACCACGTTCTCCACACGCTCAG TCTTCAGAGTAACTCTGTGAGTGATAGAGGCATTAAAGCTCTCTCTCACGCTCTTCAGTCAAACCGAGGACTCAGCTGTCTGAA TCTAAGGGAGAATTCAATAGGAGTTTCTGGTGCCAAAGACATCGCCAAAGCCTTAAAAGTCAACACTTGTCTTAAAGAGCTTGA tctGACCGCTAATCTTCTACATGATGAGGGTGTGACGGCCATCGCTGAAGCCATGAGGGTCAACAGAGCGATCACCTCCTTACA TCTCCAGTGGAACTTCATGAAGGCTGGAGCAGCTAAAGCTTTAGCACAGTCTCTCATGAGCAACACCTGCATCCAGCTGCTGGA TCTGCAGGAGAACGCTCTCGGTGATAATGGAGTCATTGCTCTGGCCTGTGCTCTGAGGTCAAACTCTTCTCTCAGTGTGCTCTA tCTTCAGGGTGTATCAGCAGGTAAATCAGGGGCCGTTGCACTAGCCAACGCTCTGGTGGTCAATGAAACCCTTCATACACTAGA tcTGCGTGGCAACTCCATTGGGATGGAAGGAGCGAAGGCGTTTTCCAGCGCTCTGAAGAACAACAGGAGTTTGAGAAGTCTGAA TCTACAGGAGAATTCTCTGGGGATGGACGGAGCGATCTTCATCGCGACTGCGCTGAGAGGAAACCATGAGCTCACCTACATCAAGTcagtctgtgtgtctgtctgtttggGTTTATGTGTGAACCGCCGGCTGTGTCTGAGAGGTTCAACCACAGGGTGTCACGATAGCATGGCACGTGTGATAAATATTTTGCAGTGTGTGAGGCTGTGA
- the cluap1 gene encoding clusterin-associated protein 1 homolog isoform X1, protein MSFRDLRNFTEMMRALGYPRLISMENFRSPNFPLVAEILIWLVKRYEPQMEIPSDVETESDRVFFIKAVAQFMATKAHVKLNLKRLYQADGYAVKEMLKITSILYNAMKTKENASGDQNNDENSKFKFDLGSKIADLKVARQLGSEITAKGAALFDLLGHEEDLRESRTAAIARPLEVTETERALRAAVKDVTESIQMTKDLLNNVSSDEASLEAKIEKKKQDLERNQKRLQTLQSVRPAFMDEYEKIEEDLQKQYQTYVEKFRNLSFLEQQLDDYHRAEQERFEEAEMTMKMRQNKLKEEEKRLMRSGAKDEDSDVDIPEDEGSDSDIDDGQQPRAHPARHAQISGRGGARFIGSMRGEDSEEPSVKERTRLSGSGRKQKRRKVVCVCVIYILGSGFLYTRTITITNISASSIYRGSIALRPLSTCVKRYYVLISKPVTNLIKDGKDHLQPIQAIYHRKYIVLKAF, encoded by the exons ATGTCTTTTAGAGATCTGAGAA ATTTTACAGAGATGATGCGAGCGCTCGGCTATCCTCGTCTCATCTCCATGGAAAACTTCAGATCTCCAAACTTTCCTTTAGTAGCTGAAATTCTCATCTGGCTTGTCAAGAG ATATGAACCTCAGATGGAAATTCCCAGTGATGTTGAGACCGAGTCAGACAGGGTGTTTTTCATCAAAGCTGTGGCCCAATTCATG GCCACCAAGGCTCATGTGAAGCTGAATCTCAAGCGTCTATATCAGGCAGATGGTTACGCTGTGAAAGAGATGCTGAAAATCACCAGCATCCTCTATAATGCCATGAAAACCAAAGAGAACGCCAGTGGTGACCAGAACAATGACGAAAACAGCAAGTTCAAGTTTGATCTGGGGTCAAAG ataGCTGATTTAAAGGTGGCTCGTCAGCTGGGATCTGAAATTACAGCAAAGGGAGCAGCTCTGTTTGACCTGCTGGGGCACGAAGAGGACCTGAGAGAGAGCAGGACGGCTGCAATAGCCCGACCGCTGGAGGTCACTGAGACAGAGAGAGCCTTGAGAGCGGCCGTCAAAGACGTTACG GAGAGCATCCAAATGACGAAGGATCTGCTCAATAACGTATCATCAGATGAGGCCAGTCTGGAGGCCAAAATTGAGAAGAAGAAACAGGACCTGGAGAGAAACCAGAAGCGTTTACAAACTCTACAGAGCGTTCG TCCAGCTTTTATGGATGAATACGAGAAGATCGAGGAGGACTTGCAGAAACAGTACCAGACGTATGTGGAGAAATTCCGTAACCTCAGCTTCCTGGAGCAGCAGCTAGACGACTATCACAGAGCCGAGCAGGAACGCTTCGAG GAAGCAGAAATGACAATGAAAATGagacaaaacaaattaaaagagGAGGAGAAGAGACTCATGAGGAGTGGAG CAAAAGATGAAGACTCAGATGTGGACATACCAGAGGATGAAGGATCTGACAGCGACATAGATGACGGACAGCAGCCCAGAGCGCACCCCGCACGACACGCCCAGATATCAG GTCGAGGTGGCGCTCGATTCATTGGCAGTATGAGGGGAGAAGACAGTGAAGAG CCCAGCGTAAAGGAGCGAACTCGTCTATCCGGCAGCGGCCGGAAGCAAAAGAGAAGaaaggtggtgtgtgtgtgtgttatttataTACTAGGAAGTGGATTTTTATATacaaggacgataactataacaaataTATCTGCGAGCAGCATTTATCGGGGTTCAAtcgctttaaggcctttaagcacatgtgtaaaaaggtattatgttttaattagtAAGCCTGTAACCAACTTAATCaaagatggaaaagaccatttacagccaatacaggcaatttaccatagaaaatatatagttttaaaagctttttaa
- the cluap1 gene encoding clusterin-associated protein 1 homolog isoform X3 — translation MSFRDLRNFTEMMRALGYPRLISMENFRSPNFPLVAEILIWLVKRYEPQMEIPSDVETESDRVFFIKAVAQFMATKAHVKLNLKRLYQADGYAVKEMLKITSILYNAMKTKENASGDQNNDENSKFKFDLGSKIADLKVARQLGSEITAKGAALFDLLGHEEDLRESRTAAIARPLEVTETERALRAAVKDVTESIQMTKDLLNNVSSDEASLEAKIEKKKQDLERNQKRLQTLQSVRPAFMDEYEKIEEDLQKQYQTYVEKFRNLSFLEQQLDDYHRAEQERFEEAEMTMKMRQNKLKEEEKRLMRSGAKDEDSDVDIPEDEGSDSDIDDGQQPRAHPARHAQISGRGGARFIGSMRGEDSEEPSVKERTRLSGSGRKQKRRKVSEDSEIDVDDDDEDGEEDEDEEEEENEDLDEDNDSLEGSSAKPGRSKRSLHPQILEESDNDF, via the exons ATGTCTTTTAGAGATCTGAGAA ATTTTACAGAGATGATGCGAGCGCTCGGCTATCCTCGTCTCATCTCCATGGAAAACTTCAGATCTCCAAACTTTCCTTTAGTAGCTGAAATTCTCATCTGGCTTGTCAAGAG ATATGAACCTCAGATGGAAATTCCCAGTGATGTTGAGACCGAGTCAGACAGGGTGTTTTTCATCAAAGCTGTGGCCCAATTCATG GCCACCAAGGCTCATGTGAAGCTGAATCTCAAGCGTCTATATCAGGCAGATGGTTACGCTGTGAAAGAGATGCTGAAAATCACCAGCATCCTCTATAATGCCATGAAAACCAAAGAGAACGCCAGTGGTGACCAGAACAATGACGAAAACAGCAAGTTCAAGTTTGATCTGGGGTCAAAG ataGCTGATTTAAAGGTGGCTCGTCAGCTGGGATCTGAAATTACAGCAAAGGGAGCAGCTCTGTTTGACCTGCTGGGGCACGAAGAGGACCTGAGAGAGAGCAGGACGGCTGCAATAGCCCGACCGCTGGAGGTCACTGAGACAGAGAGAGCCTTGAGAGCGGCCGTCAAAGACGTTACG GAGAGCATCCAAATGACGAAGGATCTGCTCAATAACGTATCATCAGATGAGGCCAGTCTGGAGGCCAAAATTGAGAAGAAGAAACAGGACCTGGAGAGAAACCAGAAGCGTTTACAAACTCTACAGAGCGTTCG TCCAGCTTTTATGGATGAATACGAGAAGATCGAGGAGGACTTGCAGAAACAGTACCAGACGTATGTGGAGAAATTCCGTAACCTCAGCTTCCTGGAGCAGCAGCTAGACGACTATCACAGAGCCGAGCAGGAACGCTTCGAG GAAGCAGAAATGACAATGAAAATGagacaaaacaaattaaaagagGAGGAGAAGAGACTCATGAGGAGTGGAG CAAAAGATGAAGACTCAGATGTGGACATACCAGAGGATGAAGGATCTGACAGCGACATAGATGACGGACAGCAGCCCAGAGCGCACCCCGCACGACACGCCCAGATATCAG GTCGAGGTGGCGCTCGATTCATTGGCAGTATGAGGGGAGAAGACAGTGAAGAG CCCAGCGTAAAGGAGCGAACTCGTCTATCCGGCAGCGGCCGGAAGCAAAAGAGAAGaaaggtg TCAGAGGATAGCGAGATTGACGTAgacgatgatgatgaagatggtgAGGAAGACGAagatgaagaggaggaggaaaacGAGGATCTGGATGAAGATAATGACAGTCTGGAGGGCTCCTCTGCCAAACCCGGACGGTCAAAGCGATCACTGCACCCACAAATCCTCGAGGAGAGCGACAATGATTTTTAA
- the nlrc3 gene encoding NLR family CARD domain-containing protein 3 isoform X2 has product MARHDHIPWQEYCYLDLKSNAQKQETSKRMEDSGWLRRHQVLLQRFLSSSILVNVVHHMRKSDLLSAQEVGHIQEMGSLKDKVHVLVEFLSVTDPHGAALQAYLQSSHLTEYNLITVHDSVVRPHKDALLQRLKDDDNSFAQAGGNSHGSAFLLIESVSDLQQREHDLVQVSVNRGAGPLHGRALGLDKLIAPLTRVSTAPRVTLTVGVAGSGKSRMVHRFIRLWCSGQIYPELSLAIPIACWELSSFDRLSVERLLRLFVPYDNVDVIISNESCKVLLILDGLEEFRQSLDFSDAPPTSDPRREIPVSDLITNIVRGNLLPGATLWLLSRPGIGAKVPAGLVDRVTEAPPFSRTQIKDYINHCITNTLDEYSLSQESSSSQTYMPEDVSSQLWTYLNSQKPLLILSSVPAVCHIIITTISRLLKLESDSTPLPRTLTEVYAHYCWPHLSGSDPASGGIRKPLSTLGRLAFYSLLRRRHTFSEAELRTYGVDVPPQVGTLGHRILQRKQSWSSDSVVWQFTHTSVQEYLGALFYYVSSRRGMFDLFSESSVSWPRIGFHSHYRAALQKTNQSDAATQGNLDLFMRFLSGLLSPAVTALLGGPLGVSREEQVNHRTAATTLLQNTVTGTGGDAVSMRSVTMVTCLAELQQGEWLRSVEEDLMNCGLRGKLKGGVCSVLAYLLQVSDACTEETQLSNCLDSSSLKRLLPQLLYCSNLRMENNEFKEGAMELLGSLLSAKECHIQILSLADNLISSKGVKPLSRALLVNRTLTALDLRGNNIGAKGAKTLCEALKMNQVLVSVNLQSNHIEDEGARALAEVLQSNRKLTTLNLQKNGIGPEGVKKIADALTKNQTLQDLNVSSNHLGDLGTVALAQALMVNHVLHTLSLQSNSVSDRGIKALSHALQSNRGLSCLNLRENSIGVSGAKDIAKALKVNTCLKELDLTANLLHDEGVTAIAEAMRVNRAITSLHLQWNFMKAGAAKALAQSLMSNTCIQLLDLQENALGDNGVIALACALRSNSSLSVLYLQGVSAGKSGAVALANALVVNETLHTLDLRGNSIGMEGAKAFSSALKNNRSLRSLNLQENSLGMDGAIFIATALRGNHELTYINLQGNGIGESGAKVVSDAIKAGAPDCVVDI; this is encoded by the exons ATGGCTAGACATGACCATATCCCATGGCAGGAGTACTGCTACCTGGATCTAAAGTCCAATGCTCAAAAACAAGAGACTAGCAAGAGGATGGAAG ATTCTGGGTGGTTACGCAGACACCAGGTGTTGTTGCAAAGGTTCTTATCCTCCTCCATCTTGGTAAATGTGGTCCATCACATGAGAAAATCAGACCTGCTCAGTGCACAGGAGGTGGGGCACATCCAGGAAATGGGGTCTTTGAAGGATAAAGTGCATGTATTGGTGGAGTTCCTGTCTGTCACTGATCCACATGGCGCCGCCCTTCAGGCTTATCTTCAAAGTTCACACCTGACTGAGTACAACCTTATAACCGTACATG ACTCTGTCGTTCGACCACATAAAGACGCTCTCCTTCAGCGACTCAAAGATGATGACAATTCGTTTGCGCAAGCCGGCGGTAACTCGCACGGTTCCGCTTTTCTCCTTATAGAGAGTGTATCTGACCTACAGCAGCGAGAACACGACCTCGTACAGGTGTCAGTCAACAGAGGGGCGGGGCCTCTTCACGGTCGAGCACTGGGATTGGACAAGCTTATTGCGCCGTTGACGAGGGTTAGCACCGCCCCACGTGTGACACTGACAGTGGGCGTGGCTGGCAGCGGGAAGAGCCGAATGGTCCACCGCTTCATCCGACTTTGGTGCAGCGGACAGATCTATCCAGAGCTGAGTCTTGCGATTCCCATTGCATGCTGGGAATTGAGCAGTTTCGATCGGTTATCGGTCGAGCGCTTGCTGCGGTTGTTCGTTCCGTATGATAACGTGGACGTAATTATCTCTAACGAGTCCTGCAAAGTATTGCTCATTTTGGATGGATTGGAAGAATTTCGGCAATCACTGGATTTCTCAGATGCCCCGCCCACTAGCGACCCTCGTCGCGAAATTCCAGTGTCGGACCTCATTACGAATATTGTACGAGGTAACCTTTTGCCAGGGGCAACGCTCTGGCTTTTGTCAAGGCCTGGCATTGGGGCGAAAGTTCCGGCGGGATTGGTCGATCGTGTGACCGAAGCCCCGCCTTTTTCGCGAACGCAAATAAAGGATTATATTAATCACTGTATTACGAACACGTTAGATGAGTACTCATTATCGCAAGAGAGCTCATCGTCTCAAACGTACATGCCTGAGGATGTCTCCTCCCAATTGTGGACTTATCTGAATTCTCAGAAACCATTGCTTATTTTGTCTTCCGTCCCCGCGGTTTGCCACATTATCATAACTACGATATCGCGCCTTTTAAAGCTGGAGTCGGATTCAACGCCCCTCCCACGGACTCTAACAGAAGTCTACGCCCACTACTGTTGGCCACACCTCTCTGGATCAGACCCAGCCAGTGGCGGCATCAGGAAGCCGCTGAGCACTCTGGGTCGTCTTGCGTTTTATAGCCTCTTACGGCGACGGCATACATTCAGCGAGGCCGAATTACGAACTTACGGTGTCGACGTACCACCTCAGGTCGGGACTCTCGGACACCGCATCCTCCAGCGCAAGCAAAGCTGGTCATCCGATAGCGTCGTGTGGCAGTTCACGCACACGTCTGTGCAGGAATACCTGGGAGCTCTTTTTTACTACGTTTCGTCAAGGCGTGGAATGTTCGATCTGTTCTCCGAAAGTAGTGTTTCGTGGCCCCGCATCGGCTTCCACAGCCACTACCGCGCTGCGCTGCAGAAAACCAACCAATCGGACGCCGCCACGCAAGGCAACCTCGACCTCTTCATGCGCTTCCTGTCAGGGCTGCTGTCTCCGGCGGTCACCGCTTTGCTAGGTGGTCCTCTGGGCGTTTCCCGTGAGGAGCAGGTGAACCACCGCACCGCCGCGACGACTTTGCTTCAGAATACGGTGACGGGGACAGGAGGCGACGCCGTAAGCATGCGCAGCGTCACAATGGTGACGTGTTTGGCGGAGCTGCAACAAGGGGAGTGGCTACGCTCAGTAGAGGAGGATCTCATGAACTGCGGCCTGCGGGGAAAGCTGAAGGGCGGAGTTTGTTCTGTGCTAGCTTACTTGTTGCAAGTATCAGATGCATGTACAGAAGAAACGCAACTGTCGAATTGTCTAGACTCCTCCTCCCTGAAGAGGCTCCTCCCACAGCTGCTGTACTGCAGTAATCTGAG AATGGAAAACAATGAATTTAAGGAAGGCGCCATGGAGCTGTTGGGAAGTCTGCTGAGTGCTAAAGAGTGCCATATTCAGATACTCAG TCTGGCTGACAACTTAATCAGCAGTAAAGGAGTTAAACCACTCAGTCGGGCTCTACTCGTCAACCGAACCCTCACAGCCCTGGA CCTCCGTGGCAACAACATCGGCGCCAAGGGAGCAAAGACGTTGTGTGAGGCACTAAAAATGAACCAGGTCCTCGTGTCAGTCAA TTTGCAGAGTAACCACATAGAGGATGAAGGTGCTCGTGCGCTGGCAGAGGTTCTTCAATCAAACCGAAAGCTCACCACATTGAA TCTTCAGAAGAACGGCATCGGACCAGAAGGTGTGAAAAAAATCGCAGACGCCCTCACAAAGAATCAAACTCTTCAGGATCTCAA TGTATCCAGCAATCATCTGGGTGATTTGGGAACCGTGGCTCTGGCTCAAGCGCTTATGGTCAACCACGTTCTCCACACGCTCAG TCTTCAGAGTAACTCTGTGAGTGATAGAGGCATTAAAGCTCTCTCTCACGCTCTTCAGTCAAACCGAGGACTCAGCTGTCTGAA TCTAAGGGAGAATTCAATAGGAGTTTCTGGTGCCAAAGACATCGCCAAAGCCTTAAAAGTCAACACTTGTCTTAAAGAGCTTGA tctGACCGCTAATCTTCTACATGATGAGGGTGTGACGGCCATCGCTGAAGCCATGAGGGTCAACAGAGCGATCACCTCCTTACA TCTCCAGTGGAACTTCATGAAGGCTGGAGCAGCTAAAGCTTTAGCACAGTCTCTCATGAGCAACACCTGCATCCAGCTGCTGGA TCTGCAGGAGAACGCTCTCGGTGATAATGGAGTCATTGCTCTGGCCTGTGCTCTGAGGTCAAACTCTTCTCTCAGTGTGCTCTA tCTTCAGGGTGTATCAGCAGGTAAATCAGGGGCCGTTGCACTAGCCAACGCTCTGGTGGTCAATGAAACCCTTCATACACTAGA tcTGCGTGGCAACTCCATTGGGATGGAAGGAGCGAAGGCGTTTTCCAGCGCTCTGAAGAACAACAGGAGTTTGAGAAGTCTGAA TCTACAGGAGAATTCTCTGGGGATGGACGGAGCGATCTTCATCGCGACTGCGCTGAGAGGAAACCATGAGCTCACCTACATCAA TCTCCAGGGTAACGGCATCGGGGAGTCTGGGGCAAAGGTTGTATCAGACGCCATCAAAGCTGGTGCACCAGATTGTGTGGTGGATATCTAg
- the cluap1 gene encoding clusterin-associated protein 1 homolog isoform X2 has translation MSFRDLRNFTEMMRALGYPRLISMENFRSPNFPLVAEILIWLVKRYEPQMEIPSDVETESDRVFFIKAVAQFMATKAHVKLNLKRLYQADGYAVKEMLKITSILYNAMKTKENASGDQNNDENSKFKFDLGSKIADLKVARQLGSEITAKGAALFDLLGHEEDLRESRTAAIARPLEVTETERALRAAVKDVTESIQMTKDLLNNVSSDEASLEAKIEKKKQDLERNQKRLQTLQSVRPAFMDEYEKIEEDLQKQYQTYVEKFRNLSFLEQQLDDYHRAEQERFEEAEMTMKMRQNKLKEEEKRLMRSGAKDEDSDVDIPEDEGSDSDIDDGQQPRAHPARHAQISGRGGARFIGSMRGEDSEESEDSEIDVDDDDEDGEEDEDEEEEENEDLDEDNDSLEGSSAKPGRSKRSLHPQILEESDNDF, from the exons ATGTCTTTTAGAGATCTGAGAA ATTTTACAGAGATGATGCGAGCGCTCGGCTATCCTCGTCTCATCTCCATGGAAAACTTCAGATCTCCAAACTTTCCTTTAGTAGCTGAAATTCTCATCTGGCTTGTCAAGAG ATATGAACCTCAGATGGAAATTCCCAGTGATGTTGAGACCGAGTCAGACAGGGTGTTTTTCATCAAAGCTGTGGCCCAATTCATG GCCACCAAGGCTCATGTGAAGCTGAATCTCAAGCGTCTATATCAGGCAGATGGTTACGCTGTGAAAGAGATGCTGAAAATCACCAGCATCCTCTATAATGCCATGAAAACCAAAGAGAACGCCAGTGGTGACCAGAACAATGACGAAAACAGCAAGTTCAAGTTTGATCTGGGGTCAAAG ataGCTGATTTAAAGGTGGCTCGTCAGCTGGGATCTGAAATTACAGCAAAGGGAGCAGCTCTGTTTGACCTGCTGGGGCACGAAGAGGACCTGAGAGAGAGCAGGACGGCTGCAATAGCCCGACCGCTGGAGGTCACTGAGACAGAGAGAGCCTTGAGAGCGGCCGTCAAAGACGTTACG GAGAGCATCCAAATGACGAAGGATCTGCTCAATAACGTATCATCAGATGAGGCCAGTCTGGAGGCCAAAATTGAGAAGAAGAAACAGGACCTGGAGAGAAACCAGAAGCGTTTACAAACTCTACAGAGCGTTCG TCCAGCTTTTATGGATGAATACGAGAAGATCGAGGAGGACTTGCAGAAACAGTACCAGACGTATGTGGAGAAATTCCGTAACCTCAGCTTCCTGGAGCAGCAGCTAGACGACTATCACAGAGCCGAGCAGGAACGCTTCGAG GAAGCAGAAATGACAATGAAAATGagacaaaacaaattaaaagagGAGGAGAAGAGACTCATGAGGAGTGGAG CAAAAGATGAAGACTCAGATGTGGACATACCAGAGGATGAAGGATCTGACAGCGACATAGATGACGGACAGCAGCCCAGAGCGCACCCCGCACGACACGCCCAGATATCAG GTCGAGGTGGCGCTCGATTCATTGGCAGTATGAGGGGAGAAGACAGTGAAGAG TCAGAGGATAGCGAGATTGACGTAgacgatgatgatgaagatggtgAGGAAGACGAagatgaagaggaggaggaaaacGAGGATCTGGATGAAGATAATGACAGTCTGGAGGGCTCCTCTGCCAAACCCGGACGGTCAAAGCGATCACTGCACCCACAAATCCTCGAGGAGAGCGACAATGATTTTTAA